From Mustela nigripes isolate SB6536 chromosome 13, MUSNIG.SB6536, whole genome shotgun sequence, one genomic window encodes:
- the LRR1 gene encoding leucine-rich repeat protein 1 isoform X1, producing MKLHCDVEVVSRHLPALGMRNRGKGVRAVLSLCQQTPRSQPRAGARDDRGGPHPTCLLISTLKDKRGTRYEQLKENIEQFFTKFMDEGKATVRLKEPPVDICLSKANSSSLKSFLTAVRLAHRGCDIEAPLTTFTPVKTSEFEKFKTKMVITSKKDYPLSKNFPYSLEHLQTSYCGLVRIDMRMLCLRNLKKLDLSHNHIKKLPATIGDLIHLQELNLNDNYLESFSVALCQSSLQMSLRSLDLSKNKIKALPVQFCQLRELTDLKLDDNELIRFPFKMGQLTKLRFLSAARNKLPFLPSEFKNLSLEYLDLFGNTFEQPKVLPIIMLQTPLTLLESSAQAVLYNRIPYGSHIIPFHLCQDLDTAKTCVCGRFCLNSFIQGTTTMNLHSVAHTVVLVDNMGGTEAPVMSYFCSLACYVNSCDMLK from the exons ATGAAGCTCCACTGCGACGTAGAAGTAGTCAGTCGGCATTTGCCGGCTCTGGGAATGAGGAACCGGGGTAAGGGCGTCCGGGCGGTGTTGAGCCTCTGTCAGCAGACGCCCAGGAGTCAGCCTCGGGCTGGGGCTCGGGACGATAGAGGCGGCCCGCACCCCACCTGCCTGCTCATTTCCACTTTGAAAGACAAGCGTGGGACCCGCTATGAG CAGCTAAAGGAGAACATTGAGCAGTTCTTCACCAAATTTATGGATGAGGGGAAAGCTACTGTTCGGCTAAAGGAGCCTCCTGTGGATATCTGTCTAAGTAAG gccAATTCCAGCAGTTTAAAAAGTTTCCTTACAGCTGTGAGACTGGCTCATAGAGGTTGTGATATTGAAGCACCACTTACAACATTCACACCAGTGAAGActtcagaatttgaaaaatttaaaactaaaatggtTATCACATCCAAAAAGGACTATCCTCTAAGCAAGAACTTTCCATATTCTCTGGAACATCTTCAGACTTCTTACTGTGGGCTTGTCCGAATTGATATGCGTATGCTTTGCTTAAGAAACCTGAAGAAATTAGACTTGAGTCACAACCATATAAAAAAGCTTCCAGCTACAATTGGGGACCTCATCCATCTTCAAGAACTTAACTTGAATGACAATTATTTGGAGTCATTTAGTGTAGCCCTGTGTCAGTCCTCACTCCAGATGTCACTTCGGAGTTTGGATCTCAGCAAGAACAAAATTAAGGCACTCCCTGTGCAGTTTTGCCAGCTCCGAGAACTTACAGATTTGAAACTTGACGATAATGAATTGATTCGATTTCCTTTCAAGATGGGACAATTGACAAAACTGCGTTTTTTGTCAGCAGCTCGAAATAAGCTTCCCTTTTTGCctagtgaatttaaaaatttatccctTGAGTACTTGGATCTTTTTGGAAATACTTTTGAACAACCAAAAGTCCTTCCGATTATAATGCTGCAAACGCCATTAACTTTATTGGAATCTTCTGCACAAGCGGTATTATATAATAG GATTCCATATGGCTCTCATATCATTCCTTTTCATCTGTGCCAAGATTTGGATACTGCAAAAACCTGTGTTTGTGGAAGATTCTGTCTAAACTCTTTTATTCAGGGAACTACTACTATGAATCTACACTCTGTTGCTCACACTGTGGTCTTAGTAGATAATATGGGTGGTACTGAAGCACCTGTTATGTCTTACTTCTGTTCTCTAGCCTGTTATGTAAATTCCTGTGATATGTTAAAGTAA
- the LRR1 gene encoding leucine-rich repeat protein 1 isoform X3 has protein sequence MKLHCDVEVVSRHLPALGMRNRGKGVRAVLSLCQQTPRSQPRAGARDDRGGPHPTCLLISTLKDKRGTRYEANSSSLKSFLTAVRLAHRGCDIEAPLTTFTPVKTSEFEKFKTKMVITSKKDYPLSKNFPYSLEHLQTSYCGLVRIDMRMLCLRNLKKLDLSHNHIKKLPATIGDLIHLQELNLNDNYLESFSVALCQSSLQMSLRSLDLSKNKIKALPVQFCQLRELTDLKLDDNELIRFPFKMGQLTKLRFLSAARNKLPFLPSEFKNLSLEYLDLFGNTFEQPKVLPIIMLQTPLTLLESSAQAVLYNRIPYGSHIIPFHLCQDLDTAKTCVCGRFCLNSFIQGTTTMNLHSVAHTVVLVDNMGGTEAPVMSYFCSLACYVNSCDMLK, from the exons ATGAAGCTCCACTGCGACGTAGAAGTAGTCAGTCGGCATTTGCCGGCTCTGGGAATGAGGAACCGGGGTAAGGGCGTCCGGGCGGTGTTGAGCCTCTGTCAGCAGACGCCCAGGAGTCAGCCTCGGGCTGGGGCTCGGGACGATAGAGGCGGCCCGCACCCCACCTGCCTGCTCATTTCCACTTTGAAAGACAAGCGTGGGACCCGCTATGAG gccAATTCCAGCAGTTTAAAAAGTTTCCTTACAGCTGTGAGACTGGCTCATAGAGGTTGTGATATTGAAGCACCACTTACAACATTCACACCAGTGAAGActtcagaatttgaaaaatttaaaactaaaatggtTATCACATCCAAAAAGGACTATCCTCTAAGCAAGAACTTTCCATATTCTCTGGAACATCTTCAGACTTCTTACTGTGGGCTTGTCCGAATTGATATGCGTATGCTTTGCTTAAGAAACCTGAAGAAATTAGACTTGAGTCACAACCATATAAAAAAGCTTCCAGCTACAATTGGGGACCTCATCCATCTTCAAGAACTTAACTTGAATGACAATTATTTGGAGTCATTTAGTGTAGCCCTGTGTCAGTCCTCACTCCAGATGTCACTTCGGAGTTTGGATCTCAGCAAGAACAAAATTAAGGCACTCCCTGTGCAGTTTTGCCAGCTCCGAGAACTTACAGATTTGAAACTTGACGATAATGAATTGATTCGATTTCCTTTCAAGATGGGACAATTGACAAAACTGCGTTTTTTGTCAGCAGCTCGAAATAAGCTTCCCTTTTTGCctagtgaatttaaaaatttatccctTGAGTACTTGGATCTTTTTGGAAATACTTTTGAACAACCAAAAGTCCTTCCGATTATAATGCTGCAAACGCCATTAACTTTATTGGAATCTTCTGCACAAGCGGTATTATATAATAG GATTCCATATGGCTCTCATATCATTCCTTTTCATCTGTGCCAAGATTTGGATACTGCAAAAACCTGTGTTTGTGGAAGATTCTGTCTAAACTCTTTTATTCAGGGAACTACTACTATGAATCTACACTCTGTTGCTCACACTGTGGTCTTAGTAGATAATATGGGTGGTACTGAAGCACCTGTTATGTCTTACTTCTGTTCTCTAGCCTGTTATGTAAATTCCTGTGATATGTTAAAGTAA
- the LRR1 gene encoding leucine-rich repeat protein 1 isoform X5, with protein MKLHCDVEVVSRHLPALGMRNRGKGVRAVLSLCQQTPRSQPRAGARDDRGGPHPTCLLISTLKDKRGTRYELKENIEQFFTKFMDEGKATVRLKEPPVDICLSKDSIWLSYHSFSSVPRFGYCKNLCLWKILSKLFYSGNYYYESTLCCSHCGLSR; from the exons ATGAAGCTCCACTGCGACGTAGAAGTAGTCAGTCGGCATTTGCCGGCTCTGGGAATGAGGAACCGGGGTAAGGGCGTCCGGGCGGTGTTGAGCCTCTGTCAGCAGACGCCCAGGAGTCAGCCTCGGGCTGGGGCTCGGGACGATAGAGGCGGCCCGCACCCCACCTGCCTGCTCATTTCCACTTTGAAAGACAAGCGTGGGACCCGCTATGAG CTAAAGGAGAACATTGAGCAGTTCTTCACCAAATTTATGGATGAGGGGAAAGCTACTGTTCGGCTAAAGGAGCCTCCTGTGGATATCTGTCTAAGTAAG GATTCCATATGGCTCTCATATCATTCCTTTTCATCTGTGCCAAGATTTGGATACTGCAAAAACCTGTGTTTGTGGAAGATTCTGTCTAAACTCTTTTATTCAGGGAACTACTACTATGAATCTACACTCTGTTGCTCACACTGTGGTCTTAGTAGATAA
- the LRR1 gene encoding leucine-rich repeat protein 1 isoform X2, protein MKLHCDVEVVSRHLPALGMRNRGKGVRAVLSLCQQTPRSQPRAGARDDRGGPHPTCLLISTLKDKRGTRYELKENIEQFFTKFMDEGKATVRLKEPPVDICLSKANSSSLKSFLTAVRLAHRGCDIEAPLTTFTPVKTSEFEKFKTKMVITSKKDYPLSKNFPYSLEHLQTSYCGLVRIDMRMLCLRNLKKLDLSHNHIKKLPATIGDLIHLQELNLNDNYLESFSVALCQSSLQMSLRSLDLSKNKIKALPVQFCQLRELTDLKLDDNELIRFPFKMGQLTKLRFLSAARNKLPFLPSEFKNLSLEYLDLFGNTFEQPKVLPIIMLQTPLTLLESSAQAVLYNRIPYGSHIIPFHLCQDLDTAKTCVCGRFCLNSFIQGTTTMNLHSVAHTVVLVDNMGGTEAPVMSYFCSLACYVNSCDMLK, encoded by the exons ATGAAGCTCCACTGCGACGTAGAAGTAGTCAGTCGGCATTTGCCGGCTCTGGGAATGAGGAACCGGGGTAAGGGCGTCCGGGCGGTGTTGAGCCTCTGTCAGCAGACGCCCAGGAGTCAGCCTCGGGCTGGGGCTCGGGACGATAGAGGCGGCCCGCACCCCACCTGCCTGCTCATTTCCACTTTGAAAGACAAGCGTGGGACCCGCTATGAG CTAAAGGAGAACATTGAGCAGTTCTTCACCAAATTTATGGATGAGGGGAAAGCTACTGTTCGGCTAAAGGAGCCTCCTGTGGATATCTGTCTAAGTAAG gccAATTCCAGCAGTTTAAAAAGTTTCCTTACAGCTGTGAGACTGGCTCATAGAGGTTGTGATATTGAAGCACCACTTACAACATTCACACCAGTGAAGActtcagaatttgaaaaatttaaaactaaaatggtTATCACATCCAAAAAGGACTATCCTCTAAGCAAGAACTTTCCATATTCTCTGGAACATCTTCAGACTTCTTACTGTGGGCTTGTCCGAATTGATATGCGTATGCTTTGCTTAAGAAACCTGAAGAAATTAGACTTGAGTCACAACCATATAAAAAAGCTTCCAGCTACAATTGGGGACCTCATCCATCTTCAAGAACTTAACTTGAATGACAATTATTTGGAGTCATTTAGTGTAGCCCTGTGTCAGTCCTCACTCCAGATGTCACTTCGGAGTTTGGATCTCAGCAAGAACAAAATTAAGGCACTCCCTGTGCAGTTTTGCCAGCTCCGAGAACTTACAGATTTGAAACTTGACGATAATGAATTGATTCGATTTCCTTTCAAGATGGGACAATTGACAAAACTGCGTTTTTTGTCAGCAGCTCGAAATAAGCTTCCCTTTTTGCctagtgaatttaaaaatttatccctTGAGTACTTGGATCTTTTTGGAAATACTTTTGAACAACCAAAAGTCCTTCCGATTATAATGCTGCAAACGCCATTAACTTTATTGGAATCTTCTGCACAAGCGGTATTATATAATAG GATTCCATATGGCTCTCATATCATTCCTTTTCATCTGTGCCAAGATTTGGATACTGCAAAAACCTGTGTTTGTGGAAGATTCTGTCTAAACTCTTTTATTCAGGGAACTACTACTATGAATCTACACTCTGTTGCTCACACTGTGGTCTTAGTAGATAATATGGGTGGTACTGAAGCACCTGTTATGTCTTACTTCTGTTCTCTAGCCTGTTATGTAAATTCCTGTGATATGTTAAAGTAA
- the LRR1 gene encoding leucine-rich repeat protein 1 isoform X4, with protein MDEGKATVRLKEPPVDICLSKANSSSLKSFLTAVRLAHRGCDIEAPLTTFTPVKTSEFEKFKTKMVITSKKDYPLSKNFPYSLEHLQTSYCGLVRIDMRMLCLRNLKKLDLSHNHIKKLPATIGDLIHLQELNLNDNYLESFSVALCQSSLQMSLRSLDLSKNKIKALPVQFCQLRELTDLKLDDNELIRFPFKMGQLTKLRFLSAARNKLPFLPSEFKNLSLEYLDLFGNTFEQPKVLPIIMLQTPLTLLESSAQAVLYNRIPYGSHIIPFHLCQDLDTAKTCVCGRFCLNSFIQGTTTMNLHSVAHTVVLVDNMGGTEAPVMSYFCSLACYVNSCDMLK; from the exons ATGGATGAGGGGAAAGCTACTGTTCGGCTAAAGGAGCCTCCTGTGGATATCTGTCTAAGTAAG gccAATTCCAGCAGTTTAAAAAGTTTCCTTACAGCTGTGAGACTGGCTCATAGAGGTTGTGATATTGAAGCACCACTTACAACATTCACACCAGTGAAGActtcagaatttgaaaaatttaaaactaaaatggtTATCACATCCAAAAAGGACTATCCTCTAAGCAAGAACTTTCCATATTCTCTGGAACATCTTCAGACTTCTTACTGTGGGCTTGTCCGAATTGATATGCGTATGCTTTGCTTAAGAAACCTGAAGAAATTAGACTTGAGTCACAACCATATAAAAAAGCTTCCAGCTACAATTGGGGACCTCATCCATCTTCAAGAACTTAACTTGAATGACAATTATTTGGAGTCATTTAGTGTAGCCCTGTGTCAGTCCTCACTCCAGATGTCACTTCGGAGTTTGGATCTCAGCAAGAACAAAATTAAGGCACTCCCTGTGCAGTTTTGCCAGCTCCGAGAACTTACAGATTTGAAACTTGACGATAATGAATTGATTCGATTTCCTTTCAAGATGGGACAATTGACAAAACTGCGTTTTTTGTCAGCAGCTCGAAATAAGCTTCCCTTTTTGCctagtgaatttaaaaatttatccctTGAGTACTTGGATCTTTTTGGAAATACTTTTGAACAACCAAAAGTCCTTCCGATTATAATGCTGCAAACGCCATTAACTTTATTGGAATCTTCTGCACAAGCGGTATTATATAATAG GATTCCATATGGCTCTCATATCATTCCTTTTCATCTGTGCCAAGATTTGGATACTGCAAAAACCTGTGTTTGTGGAAGATTCTGTCTAAACTCTTTTATTCAGGGAACTACTACTATGAATCTACACTCTGTTGCTCACACTGTGGTCTTAGTAGATAATATGGGTGGTACTGAAGCACCTGTTATGTCTTACTTCTGTTCTCTAGCCTGTTATGTAAATTCCTGTGATATGTTAAAGTAA
- the RPL36AL gene encoding ribosomal protein eL42-like, whose product MVNVPKTRRTFCKKCGKHQPHKVTQYKKGKDSLYAQGKRRYDRKQSGYGGQTKPIFRKKAKTTKKIVLRLECVEPNCRSKRMLAIKRCKHFELGGDKKRKGQVIQF is encoded by the coding sequence ATGGTCAACGTTCCTAAAACCCGAAGGACTTTCTGTAAGAAGTGTGGAAAGCATCAGCCTCACAAAGTGACCCAGTATAAGAAGGGCAAGGATTCCCTTTATGCCCAAGGAAAGAGGCGCTATGATCGGAAGCAGAGTGGCTATGGTGGGCAGACAAAGCCAATTTTCCGGAAGAAGGCTAAAACCACAAAGAAGATTGTGCTGAGGCTTGAATGTGTTGAACCTAACTGCAGGTCCAAGAGGATGCTGGCCATTAAGAGATGCAAGCATTTTGAACTGGGAGGAGATAAGAAGAGAAAGGGCCAAGTGATCCAGTTCTAA
- the MGAT2 gene encoding alpha-1,6-mannosyl-glycoprotein 2-beta-N-acetylglucosaminyltransferase: MRFRIYKRKVLILTLVVAACGFVLWSSNGRQRKSEALAPPLLDAEPARGAGGRGGDHSAVSVGIRRVSNESAAPLVPAAPQPEADNLTLRYRSLVYQLNFDQTLRNVDKAGSWAPRELVLVVQVHNRPDYLRLLLDSLRKAQGIDNVLVIFSHDFWSTEINQLIAGVDFCPVLQVFFPFSIQLYPNEFPGSDPRDCPRDLEKNAALKMGCINAEYPDSFGHYREAKFSQTKHHWWWKLHFVWERVKVLRDYTGLILFLEEDHYLAPDFYHVFKKMWKLKQEECPECDVLSLGTYTAVRSYHGIADKVDVKTWKSTEHNMGLALTRDAYQKLIECTDTFCTYDDYNWDWTLQYLTVSCLPKFWKVLVPQVPRIFHAGDCGMHHKKTCRPSTQSAQIESLLNNNKQYLFPETLIISEKFMAAISPPRKNGGWGDIRDHELCKSYRRLQ; the protein is encoded by the coding sequence ATGAGGTTCCGCATCTATAAGCGGAAGGTGCTGATCCTGACGCTCGTGGTGGCCGCCTGCGGCTTCGTCCTCTGGAGCAGCAATGGGCGACAAAGGAAGAGCGAGGCCCTCGCCCCGCCGCTGCTGGACGCCGAGCCCGCGCGAGGTGCGGGCGGCCGGGGCGGGGACCATTCTGCTGTGTCGGTGGGCATCCGCCGGGTCTCCAACGAGTCGGCGGCTCCTCTGGtccccgcagccccgcagcccgaGGCAGACAACCTGACGTTGCGGTACAGGTCCCTGGTGTACCAGCTGAACTTTGACCAGACGCTGAGGAATGTAGATAAGGCCGGCTCCTGGGCGCCTCGAGAGCTGGTGCTGGTGGTCCAGGTGCATAACCGGCCCGATTACCTCAGACTGCTGCTGGACTCACTCCGAAAAGCCCAGGGTATTGACAACGTCCTCGTTATCTTTAGCCATGACTTCTGGTCGACAGAGATCAATCAGCTAATCGCTGGGGTGGATTTCTGTCCGGTTCTGCAGGTGTTCTTTCCTTTCAGCATTCAGTTGTACCCCAACGAGTTTCCAGGCAGCGACCCCAGAGATTGCCCCAGAGATCTGGAGAAGAATGCAGCTTTGAAGATGGGATGCATTAATGCTGAGTATCCCGACTCCTTTGGCCATTATAGAGAGGCTAAGTTCTCCCAAACCAAACACCATTGGTGGTGGAAGCTGCATTTTGTATGGGAAAGGGTAAAAGTTCTTCGAGACTATACTGGCCTCATACTTTTCCTAGAGGAAGATCACTACTTAGCCCCAGACTTTTACCATGTCTTCAAAAAGATGTGGAAGTTAAAGCAGGAGGAGTGTCCTGAGTGTGATGTTCTCTCCCTGGGGACCTATACGGCGGTTCGAAGTTACCATGGCATTGCTGACAAGGTAGATGTGAAAACTTGGAAATCCACAGAGCACAATATGGGTCTAGCCTTGACCCGGGATGCATATCAGAAGCTGATTGAGTGCACAGACACTTTCTGTACTTATGATGATTATAACTGGGACTGGACTCTTCAATATTTAACTGTATCTTGTCTTCCAAAATTCTGGAAAGTGCTGGTTCCTCAAGTTCCTAGGATATTTCATGCTGGAGACTGTGGTATGCACCACAAGAAAACCTGTAGACCATCCACCCAGAGTGCCCAAATTGAGTCACTCTTAAATAATAACAAACAGTACTTGTTTCCAGAAACTCTAATTATCAGTGAGAAATTTATGGCAGCCATTTCCCCACCTAGGAAAAATGGAGGGTGGGGAGATATTAGGGACCATGAACTCTGTAAAAGTTATAGAAGACTGCAGTGA